Part of the Amycolatopsis sp. 195334CR genome is shown below.
GGCAGGCCCAACGGGCGTTCCAGCAGGCGCAACGCCTCCGGGCCCGGGAACGAGCTGAGCGAGTGCCCGTCAACGGTCAGCCGGGATCCGTGGCGCTCGGCTATCCGGCGCTTGATCCCGGCCGCCTGGACCTGGCGGATGCGCTGGCCGATGATCGCCCAGCAGGCGGCCTCGTAGGGCGAGTGGAACAACACCGGCCGCAGGCCGGCCGCGGCGGTGACCAAGCGCACGGCCAGCTCGTCCCGCTGGATCGCCGCCACGAACTCGGCGGCGTCGAAGTCGAGCGACAGGATGCGCTCGGCCTGCCGGCAGGCTTCGGCGGCCGACTCGCCTTCGGCCTCCACCTCGACCACGCCGTCGGCGTGCTGGCGCGCCACCACCCCGGCCGGCTTCCAGCAGCCGTCCACCGGGAAGGCCAGCCGCAGCGTGCTCGGCTCCCCGGCCGCGTCCGGCCGCCCGGCGGGCACGAAGTCCTCCAGGAACCGCATCGAAGCCCGCAGGTCGAACGGACCGCGCGGGGTGATCGACGCGGTCGCGCCCGGGCGCCAGCGGGTGATCATCTGCTACCTCCTCTTCGGTGATCGCGACGCTAGCGGGGACCCCCGACAGTTCCGGGGCGAAAACCGATTGCGCGTGGTGCTACCTTCGGCGCATGGGAGCTTTGTACATCTGCTGCGCTGTCGTCGCCCGGCCTTGGCCGTGGCGCGCCTGACGCGGCGGCCGTCCCCCTCTTCACCGAGTTCCAGGCGCTGATCACCCGCGCCTGATCCGTCCGCGCGACCTCACCACTGCACGGTCGCCGCGTCTCGACGTCCTCGCGTGCCTTCGCACGCCTTCCTTCGTCCTGACGTGGAGCGACCATGCCCGCCAACGGGTCCTGTCACCCTGCCCGGAAACACCCGTCCCCCAACCCTTCCGGCGTCCACTTCCTCGCCGCGCCCCGGATCGCCGACGAACTGGTGCGCTCGGCCGCGATCACCGAGACCGACCTGGTGGTCGACTTCGGCGCCGGCCTCGGTGCGATCACCGCGCCACTGGCCAGGACCGGCGCCGAAATCCTCGCCGTGGAACGGGATCCCGAGTTCGTGCGCAAGCTGCGCACGCGGCTCGCGGACGCGGCCAACGTCCGGGTCATCCCGGCCGACGCCCGCACCTTTTCCCTGCCCCGCAAGAAGTTCGCCGTGGTGGCGAGCATTCCCTACGCGGTGTCCACCGCACTCATGCGACGGTTGCTCAGCCCGACCGCCTCGGCACTGGACCGGGCCGCGCTGATCGTCGAATGGGGGTTCGCGAAACGACTCAGCGCGGCCAGCCCGCGCGACCTCGAAATCGCCTGGTGGGCGGCGAGGTTCGAGCTGCGGCTGGTGCGGCGCGTCCCGGCCAGGCACTTCAGCCCGGCGCCGAAGGTGGACTCGGCCCACCTGACCGTGCACCGGCGCGGCAAGCCGGACAAGCTCGTCGACCAAGCACTGTGGACACTGCTGCAGGCGGCCTACCGCACCCCGCGCGCCCCGGCGCGGACCGCCGTGGCCTTCCTCGGGCGCAAGCCCCACCGCCTGCTCAAGGCCAACGGCATCGATCCGGACCGTCCCGCCGCGACCGTGCCGCCCGCCGCGTGGACCGCGCTGGCCAGGCAGCTCGCCGCGGACCGCAGCCTGCACTGGCCGCCGTTGCCGAAGGCTTTGCGCGAGGACCGGCGCTGACATACTGTCGGTATCCCAACCGCCCTGGAGCCGCGTGATGCCGACCGAGACCAGCCACCGCCGCCTGCTCGACCTGCTCGACGCCCCGCCCGTGCGGACCACCGGCGGCTATCCCGACCTGCTCGGGGACCGCAGGCAGGCCGGTCCGCCGACCGGCCCGGCGCAGGTGCTGATGAGCGTGGACCTGGTGTCCTCGATCTACGAGCGGTACTGGCGGCCGGCACTCGGCCGGATCGCGAAGGGCCTGCACGGCCCGAGCATGTCCGGCGAGGTCGACCTGGCCACCGACCTGCTGCGGCTCCGGCGTGGCCAGGTGGTGCTCGACGTGGCGTGCGGGACCGGCCGCTTCACCCGTGCCTTCGGGGAAGCGGTCGGTCCCACCGGGCTCGCCGTCGGCCTCGACGGCTCGCGCACCATGCTCGCGCGGGCCGTCGAGGCGGGCGGGAACGACGCCGTCACCTACCTCCGCGCGGACGCCGTGCACCCGCCGCTGCGGCCGTCCACTGTGGATGCCGTGTGCTGCTTCGCCGCGCTGCACATGTTCGGCGATCCGGAGGCAGCGCTGGATTCCTTCGCCTCGGTGCTGAAACCGGGCGGACGGTTGGCGCTGCTCACCAGTGCGCGCCGCGAGTGCCGCCCCGTCCGCGAGCTGGACACGCTGACCGGCCTGGCCAGCGGGCAGCGCATGTTCGACCGCGGCGAGGTCGGCGCCCTGCTGCGCGAACGCGGGTTCACCGAGATCAGCGAACGCTATTCCGGGGTCACCCAGATCGTCGGGGCGACGCATTAGCATGCGGCAATGACGGCTCCCCACCACGCCAGCCCCAGCCAGCCCGACGACGCCTACCTGCGCACCATCGTCGCCGACACCGCGGACGCGGTCGAAGCCGCCGAACCGCTCGGCTCGCCCCACCAGGGCGCGCCCGAAGATGTCCGGACCGAGGTCGGTGCCCTGATCGACGCCCGCGCGCAGGACCTCGTGTCGTTGAGCCAGGACCTGCACGCGCATCCCGAAGAGGGCTTCGCCGAGAAGCGCTCGGTGCGCGCGCTCGCCGAACTCCTGCAGAACCACGGCCACCAGGCGACCGTCGGCGTCGGCGGGCTGGACACGGCACTGAGCGCGACGGTCGGCGAAGGTGGTCCGCACATCGCGCTGCTCGCCGAGTACGACGCGCTGCCGGGGATCGGGCACGGCTGCGGGCACAACATCATCTGCGCCACCGCGGCCGGCGGTTTCCTCGGTGCCGCCGCGGTCGCCGAACGCCTCGGCGGGCGGGTCTCGCTGTTCGGCACGCCGGCCGAGGAAGGCGGCGGTGGCAAGGAAACCATGGCCAGGGCGGGCGTGTTCGACGACGTGGACGCGGTGATCATGCTGCACCCGTTCAGCCACGACATCGCGATGCACCCGTTCCTCGGCAGGCGCCAGCTCGAGATGGTCTTCCACGGCGTCGCCGCGCACGCCTCGGCGCAGCCGTTCATGGGCCGCAACGCGCTCGACGCCGCCGTCGCCGCGTACCAGGGCGTGGCCGCGTTGCGGCAGCACCTGCCCGGCACCGACCGCGTGCACGGCGTGTTCACCGACGGCGGGGCCCGGCCGAACGTGGTGCCGGACCGCGCGGCGCTGCTGTTCTACCTGCGGTCCGGGCAGCCGGAAACGCTGCGCGACCTGGCCGAGCGGATCACCGGGATCGCGCGTGGTGCGGCCGAGATGACCGGCTGCGGGGTGGAACTGCACTGGGACGAGCAGCCGCCCTACCTGCCGATCCGGTTCAACGGCGCGCTGGCCGGGCGGTGGGCGGTCAACCAGGAGGGCTGCGGGCGCAAACCGTTGCCGCCCGG
Proteins encoded:
- a CDS encoding rRNA adenine dimethyltransferase family protein produces the protein MPANGSCHPARKHPSPNPSGVHFLAAPRIADELVRSAAITETDLVVDFGAGLGAITAPLARTGAEILAVERDPEFVRKLRTRLADAANVRVIPADARTFSLPRKKFAVVASIPYAVSTALMRRLLSPTASALDRAALIVEWGFAKRLSAASPRDLEIAWWAARFELRLVRRVPARHFSPAPKVDSAHLTVHRRGKPDKLVDQALWTLLQAAYRTPRAPARTAVAFLGRKPHRLLKANGIDPDRPAATVPPAAWTALARQLAADRSLHWPPLPKALREDRR
- a CDS encoding DNA-3-methyladenine glycosylase, which encodes MITRWRPGATASITPRGPFDLRASMRFLEDFVPAGRPDAAGEPSTLRLAFPVDGCWKPAGVVARQHADGVVEVEAEGESAAEACRQAERILSLDFDAAEFVAAIQRDELAVRLVTAAAGLRPVLFHSPYEAACWAIIGQRIRQVQAAGIKRRIAERHGSRLTVDGHSLSSFPGPEALRLLERPLGLPETKVKQLRSLTAAAEQGHLDATRLRALPGEVALARLRKLPGIGPFSAELVLIRGVGHPDVFPRHEPRLHAEMARTYGLNAADVDGLARIADKWRPYRSWVSFLFRAATARSR
- a CDS encoding class I SAM-dependent methyltransferase; this translates as MPTETSHRRLLDLLDAPPVRTTGGYPDLLGDRRQAGPPTGPAQVLMSVDLVSSIYERYWRPALGRIAKGLHGPSMSGEVDLATDLLRLRRGQVVLDVACGTGRFTRAFGEAVGPTGLAVGLDGSRTMLARAVEAGGNDAVTYLRADAVHPPLRPSTVDAVCCFAALHMFGDPEAALDSFASVLKPGGRLALLTSARRECRPVRELDTLTGLASGQRMFDRGEVGALLRERGFTEISERYSGVTQIVGATH
- a CDS encoding M20 family metallopeptidase, yielding MTAPHHASPSQPDDAYLRTIVADTADAVEAAEPLGSPHQGAPEDVRTEVGALIDARAQDLVSLSQDLHAHPEEGFAEKRSVRALAELLQNHGHQATVGVGGLDTALSATVGEGGPHIALLAEYDALPGIGHGCGHNIICATAAGGFLGAAAVAERLGGRVSLFGTPAEEGGGGKETMARAGVFDDVDAVIMLHPFSHDIAMHPFLGRRQLEMVFHGVAAHASAQPFMGRNALDAAVAAYQGVAALRQHLPGTDRVHGVFTDGGARPNVVPDRAALLFYLRSGQPETLRDLAERITGIARGAAEMTGCGVELHWDEQPPYLPIRFNGALAGRWAVNQEGCGRKPLPPGIVPEFLTGSTDLGNLSFRMPAIHPMLAVSEQTVALHTKEFAAAAGSPAGDRAVVDGALGLALTAADYLADADLRTAVHEEFEAAGGALDVPAFFA